One Oryza brachyantha chromosome 3, ObraRS2, whole genome shotgun sequence DNA segment encodes these proteins:
- the LOC102713056 gene encoding ATPase 10, plasma membrane-type-like, giving the protein MDELGETLLGLENDFFTEDIDLESLPLEYVFERLKTSGRGLSSADAAERLQLFGANRLEEKHDNKVIKFLSFMWNPLSWVMEAAAVMALVLANGGSQGTDWEDFLGIVCLLIVNSTISFIEENNAGNAAAALMARLALKTKVLRDGKWQELDASTLVPGDIISIRLGDIVPADARLLEGDPLKIDQSALTGESLPVTKRTGDLVFTGSTCKHGEVEAVVIATGINSFFGKAAHLVDSTEVVGHFQKVLTSIGNFCICSIAIGVIVEVIIMFPIQHRSYRDGINNVLVLLIGGIPIAMPTVLSVTLAIGSHHLSQQGAITKRMTAIEEMAGMDVLCCDKTGTLTLNHLTVDKNLIEVFSREMDREMIILLAARASRVDNQDAIDMAIINMLADPKEARSSITEVHFLPFNPVDKRTAITYIDSDGNWFRVSKGAPDQILSLCYNKDDLAEKVQLVIDRFAERGLRSLAVAYQEVPEKSRHGHGGPWVFCGLLPLFDPPRHDSAETIRRALDLGVCVKMITGDHLAIAKETGRRLGMGTNMYPSASLFGRRGGGGDAAVPVDELVEKADGFAGVFPEHKYEIVRILQREGGHVCGMTGDGVNDAPALKKADIGIAVSDATDAARGAADIVLTEPGLSVIVSAVLTSRAIFQRMKNYTIYAVSITIRIVLGFVLLASIWEYDFPPFMVLIIAILNDGTIMTISKDRVKPSPNPDSWKLNEIFAAGVVIGTYLALVTVLFYWTVARTTFFESHFKVRSLKQNADEISSAMYLQVSIISQALIFVTRSQGLSFLERPGALLICAFVLAQLVATLIAVYATISFASISAIGWGWAGVIWLYSVVFYAPLDVIKIAARYSLSGEAWNLVFDRKAAFTSRRDYGGKEHRPPETRQPRPHHQRRRALSDHVLSSGWRPSLIAERAKRRAEIARLGEAHMLRAHVQSVMKLKRVDSDLIQSAQTV; this is encoded by the exons ATGGATGAACTGGGTGAAACTTTGCTTGGGCTTGAGAATGATTTCTTCACCGAAGATATTGATTTG GAGAGTCTGCCCCTGGAATACGTTTTTGAGCGCCTGAAGACATCTGGCAGGGGCCTTTCGTCAGCAGATGCTGCAGAACGCTTGCAGCTGTTTGGTGCAAACAGATTGGAGGAGAAGCAT GACAACAAGGTCATCAAGTTCCTCAGCTTCATGTGGAACCCTTTGTCCTGGGTGATGGAGGCAGCAGCAGTGATGGCATTGGTCCTAGCAAATGGTGGT AGCCAAGGTACTGACTGGGAGGATTTTCTGGGAATCGTCTGTCTCCTGATTGTCAATTCAACAATCAGCTTCATCGAGGAAAACAATGCTGgcaatgctgctgctgcactcATGGCCCGGTTGGCGTTAAAAACAAAG GTTCTTAGAGATGGTAAATGGCAAGAGCTGGATGCTTCTACATTGGTACCTGGAGATATCATCAGCATCAGGCTTGGTGACATTGTCCCTGCAGATGCACGCCTACTTGAGGGAGACCCTCTGAAAATTGATCAG TCAGCTCTTACTGGTGAATCCCTTCCTGTTACCAAAAGAACAGGTGACCTAGTGTTCACTGGTTCAACATGCAAgcatggtgaagttgaagctGTTGTCATTGCAACTGGGATCAACTCTTTCTTTGGCAAGGCAGCTCATCTAGTAGACTCCACTGAGGTTGTTGGCCATTTTCAGAAG GTTCTTACCTCCATAGGGAACTTCTGTATCTGCTCAATCGCCATTGGGGTGATTGTTGAGGTTATCATCATGTTTCCAATCCAGCACCGGTCGTACCGAGATGGGATCAACAATGTACTTGTTCTTCTTATCGGAGGGATACCGATCGCAATGCCTACTGTTCTGTCAGTCACACTTGCAATAGGTTCTCATCATCTGTCCCAACAG gGTGCTATCACTAAAAGGATGACAGCCATCGAAGAAATGGCAGGAATGGATGTTCTCTGCTGTGACAAAACTGGAACTCTCACTCTAAATCATCTCACTGTTGACAAGAACCTAATTGAg GTTTTCAGCAGAGAAATGGACAGGGAAATGATTATCCTGCTGGCTGCAAGAGCATCAAGAGTGGACAATCAAGACGCAATCGATATGGCCATAATAAACATGCTAGCCGATCCCAAAGAG GCACGCTCTAGCATCACTGAAGTTCACTTCCTTCCATTCAATCCAGTCGATAAGAGGACGGCTATAACGTACATTGATTCTGATGGTAATTGGTTCAGAGTCAGCAAAGGTGCTCCTGATCAG ATCCTCAGCCTGTGCTACAATAAGGATGATCTTGCTGAAAAGGTGCAGCTGGTCATCGACAGATTCGCAGAGAGGGGCCTCCGTTCACTTGCAGTCGCTTACCAG GAGGTACCAGAGAAATCGAGGCACGGCCATGGCGGACCATGGGTGTTCTGCGGCCTCCTGCCGCTGTTCGATCCGCCGCGGCACGACAGCGCCGAGACCATCCGCCGAGCGCTGGATCTTGGCGTTTGCGTGAAGATGATCACCG GCGATCACCTGGCCATCGCGAAAGAGACCGGCCGCCGTCTGGGGATGGGGACCAACATGTACCCGTCGGCGTCGCTGttcggccgccgcggcggcggcggcgacgcggccgtTCCGGTGGACGAGCTCGTCGAGAAGGCCGACGGGTTCGCCGGCGTGTTCCCGGAGCACAAGTACGAGATCGTGAGGATCCTGCAGCGGGAGGGCGGGCACGTCTGCGGGATGACGGGCGACGGCGTGAACGACGCGCCGGCGCTGAAGAAGGCCGACATCGGCATCGCCGTGTCCGACGCGACGGACGCCGCGAGGGGCGCCGCCGACATCGTGCTCACGGAGCCCGGCCTGAGCGTCATCGTCAGCGCCGTCTTGACCAGCCGCGCCATTTTCCAGCGGATGAAGAACTACACG ATTTATGCAGTGTCCATCACTATAAGGATAGTG CTTGGGTTTGTTCTTCTGGCATCGATTTGGGAGTATGACTTCCCTCCGTTTATGGTTCTGATCATAGCCATACTGAATGACG GGACTATCATGACAATCTCAAAGGATCGCGTGAAGCCATCACCAAACCCAGATAGCTGGAAACTGAATGAGATATTTGCAGCTGGAGTTGTCATAGGAACCTACCTCGCATTGGTCACGGTGCTGTTCTACTGGACAGTCGCACGAACAACATTCTTTGAG TCTCACTTCAAGGTGAGATCCCTGAAGCAAAACGCAGACGAGATCTCGTCGGCGATGTATCTGCAAGTCAGCATCATCAGCCAGGCCCTGATATTTGTGACACGCAGCCAGGGTCTCTCCTTCCTCGAGAGGCCTGGAGCTCTGCTGATATGTGCTTTTGTCCTGGCACAGCTG GTGGCTACACTGATTGCTGTCTATGCAACGATCAGCTTCGCGTCGATCAGCGCGATCGGATGGGGCTGGGCGGGCGTGATATGGCTGTACAGCGTGGTGTTCTACGCCCCCCTCGATGTGATCAAGATCGCAGCCCGCTACTCGCTCAGCGGCGAGGCCTGGAACCTGGTGTTCGACAGGAAG GCCGCGTTTACGAGTAGGAGAGACTACGGCGGCAAGGAGCACCGGCCGCCGGAGACCAGGCAGCCGCGGCCTCATCATCAACGGAGGAGGGCGCTCTCCGATCATGTCCTCAGCAGCGGATGGCGGCCGTCGCTGATCGCGGAGCGAGCCAAGCGGCGTGCAGAGATCGCCAG ATTGGGAGAAGCGCACATGCTGAGGGCGCATGTGCAATCGGTAATGAAGCTGAAGCGGGTTGATTCTGACTTGATTCAATCGGCTCAGACTGTTTGA
- the LOC107303901 gene encoding uncharacterized protein LOC107303901 produces MSKRCDVHRASYDHHRDRCKIAETTGTQEGCTLAETAERRSSRKLQNMLVFQLLSDNVTDEVTRSQLLRISGPQAANGKSKKKNLTFLAKFHSKIVAALASESSPCRNSFHKPIISREILVREYARSVRIIRRTAAVCFSPSSGADEDYDHLPHTQLDKVTHAISREEFGPLYLVT; encoded by the exons ATGAGCAAGCGATGTGATGTTCACAGAGCCAGCTACGATCACCATCGTGATCGTTGCAAG ATCGCAGAAACAACAGGAACACAGGAAGGATGCACTCTTGCTGAAACTGCAGAGAGGAGATCTTCAAGGAAGCTTCAGAACATGTTGGTTTTCCAACTTCTGTCTGACAAT GTCACGGATGAAGTAACAAGAAGCCAGCTTCTCAGAATTTCAGGGCCCCAAGCGGCAAATGGAAaatcaaagaagaaaaacttAACGTTCTTGGCAAAGTTTCATAGCAAAATAGTTGCTGCCTTGGCATCTGAATCCTCCCCGTGTAGAAACTCATTCCACAAACCCATCATCTCTAGGGAGATACTAGTCAGAGAATACGCCAGATCGGTTCGCATTATCAGACGAACAGCAGCAGTCTGCTTCTCGCCATCGTCAGGTGCTGATGAGGACTACGACCATCTGCCTCACACGCAGCTTGACAAGGTGACCCATGCAATCAGCAGAGAAGAATTTGGCCCTCTTTACCTGGTCACATAA
- the LOC102712786 gene encoding protein STRUBBELIG-RECEPTOR FAMILY 7-like, with protein sequence MGRRGRGGGMADAPWLPLLLLLGCFCSIWPQRQILVAADTDPNDVTVLNTLFTSLNSPGQLKGWQASGGDPCGQSWQGITCSGSSVTAIKLSSLGLSGNLAYNMNTMGSLIEIDMSQNNLGGGQQIQYNLPTSKLERLNLAGNQFTGNLPYSIFSMNNLKYLNLNHNQLQGNITDVFSSLYSLTTLDLSFNSLTGDLPQGFTSLSSLKKLYLQNNQFTGYINVLANLPLDDLNVANNRFTGWIPSQLKKINSLQTDGNSWSTGPAPPPPPYTAPPPPNRPNSPGQNNGDSSSGGSSGIGGGGVAGIVISLLVVGAVVAFFVIRRRKRKAAMEEHFEQHQPFTSFPSNEVKDVADMKPIEESATIDIESLPSPASISLKPPPKIERHKSFDDDDLSNKPVMKKTNVPPIKADVYSVADLQMATDSFNMDNLVGEGTFGRVYRAQFTDGKVLAVKKLDSTVMPFHSSDDFAELASDISKLHHPNLNELVGYCMEHGQHLLVYDFHRNGSLHDLLHLSDEYSKPLSWNSRVKIALGSARALEYLHEICCPSIIHKNFKSSNILLDSEFNPHLSDAGLASFISDAEFQAAQQSAGCTAPEVDMTGQYTLKSDVYSFGVVMLELLTGRRPFDSTKPRPEQSLVRWATPQLHDIDALDRMVDPALKGLYPAKSLSRFADVLALCVQPEPEFRPPMSEVVQALVRLVQRANMTKRMLDGDSSRRADDQDQDFI encoded by the exons ATGGGAAGAAGGGGGCGAGGTGGCGGAATGGCGGATGCGCCATGGCTGCCTCTTCTGCTGCTCCTGGGCTGCTTCTGCAGCATTTGGCCCCAGAGGCAAATCTTGGTTGCTGCAGACACCGACCCTAATGATG TTACTGTCCTCAATACACTCTTCACTAGCCTGAATTCTCCGGGCCAGCTCAAAGGTTGGCAGGCAAGTGGTGGAGACCCTTGTGGGCAATCATGGCAGGGTATCACGTGCTCAGGATCATCAGTTACTGCAAT CAAATTATCAAGCTTGGGGCTCTCAGGGAATTTGGCCTACAATATGAATACCATGGGTTCATTGATTGAGAT TGATATGAGCCAAAACAACCTTGGTGGTGGCCAACAGATACAGTACAATCTTCCCACTTCTAAGCTTGAGAGGCT CAATCTCGCAGGAAACCAGTTCACTGGAAATTTGCCCTATTCAATTTTCTCTATGAATAATCTAAAGTATCT AAATCTTAATCATAACCAATTACAAGGAAATATAACTGATGTATTTTCCAGCCTTTATAGCTTGACAACACT GGATCTTTCCTTCAATTCTCTTACCGGTGACCTACCGCAAGGATTCACTTCATTATCAAGCCTGAAAAAATT ATATTTGCAGAACAATCAATTTACTGGTTATATCAATGTCCTTGCTaatctcccccttgatgaTCT gaatgtTGCAAACAATCGTTTCACTGGCTGGATTCCTAGTCAGCTTAAGAAGATAAACAGTCTACA AACTGATGGAAATTCTTGGAGTACTGggccagcaccaccaccaccgccataTACAGCTCCCCCTCCACCAAACCGGCCAAACAGCCCAGGTCAAAACAATGGTGATTCAAGTTCTGGTGGAAGCTCTGGGATAGGTGGTGGAGGCGTAGCAGGCATTGTCATATCACTGCTGGTAGTTGGAGCAGTCGTTGCATTCTTTGTgataagaagaagaaaacgCAAAGCGGCAATGGAAGAACATTTTGAACAGCACCAGCCATTCACTTCATTCCCTTCAAACGAAGTTAAAG ATGTTGCAGACATGAAGCCTATTGAAGAGTCTGCCACAATAGATATAGAGTCTTTGCCTTCCCCTGCCTCAATTAGTTTGAAGCCACCCCCCAAGATTGAACGCCACAAGTCATTCGATGACGATGATTTATCAAACAAGCCTGTCATGAAGAAAACCAATGTGCCACCTATAAAGGCAGATGTTTATTCAGTTGCAGATCTGCAGATGGCAACAGATAGCTTTAACATGGACAACCTTGTTGGAGAGGGTACTTTTGGACGTGTTTATAGGGCCCAGTTCACTGATGGAAAG GTTCTTGCTGTGAAGAAACTAGATAGTACCGTGATGCCATTCCATTCATCTGATGATTTTGCTGAACTAGCCTCAGACATTTCAAAACTGCACCACCCGAATCTCAATGAGCTTGTGGGCTATTGCATGGAACATGGGCAACACTTGCTTGTTTATGATTTCCACAGGAATGGATCGCTCCATGATCTACTCCATCTTTCAGACGAATACAGCAAGCCACTTAGTTGGAACTCTCGTGTCAAGATCGCACTAGGCTCTGCCCGTGCACTGGA ATATCTTCATGAAATATGTTGTCCATCCATCATCCATAAGAATTTCAAGTCATCCAACATTCTACTGGATTCAGAATTCAATCCACACCTTTCAGATGCTGGTCTTGCAAGCTTTATTTCTGATGCAGAATTCCAG GCAGCGCAACAGAGTGCTGGTTGCACTGCCCCAGAGGTGGATATGACTGGTCAATATACACTCAAGAGCGATGTCTACAGCTTTGGAGTAGTCATGCTAGAGCTTTTGACGGGACGCAGACCATTCGATAG CACTAAACCTAGGCCAGAGCAGTCGCTCGTGCGGTGGGCGACTCCCCAGCTGCATGACATCGATGCGTTGGACAGGATGGTCGATCCTGCACTGAAGGGTCTGTACCCTGCCAAGTCTCTGTCACGGTTTGCCGACGTGCTCGCGTTGTGTGTCCAG CCTGAACCAGAATTCAGGCCACCAATGTCAGAGGTGGTGCAAGCATTGGTTCGGCTTGTCCAGAGGGCCAACATGACGAAGAGAATGCTCGATGGAGATTCTTCGCGCCGAGCAGACGACCAAGACCAAGATTTCATATGA